Proteins from a single region of Deltaproteobacteria bacterium HGW-Deltaproteobacteria-4:
- a CDS encoding DNA-binding response regulator, which translates to MSRHKILVVDDEHLIRWSLEQNLKKQGYEVQTAPSGEDAMRLLREDPPELVLLDVQLPGMNGLQVLEKIKEIDEEIIVIMVTALGVLETAVKAMRMGAHDYLNKPFNLDEMAIVIRKALETGALKREVAHLRGEQTRKYGITNLIGDSRHMQNVLAMVTKVARSDASTVLIQGESGTGKELIAKAIHYESARANMPFMAVNCAAVPETLLESELLGHEKGAFTDAKAQKKGLFELADGGTLFLDEIGDMEPGMQAKLLRVLEDRIVRRVGGSRDIQVDVRIVSATNKDLLKAMEDKSFRPDLYYRLQVIPIFLPPLRERREDILPLTNHFISHFNREFGKSVKGVSKMAEKFLVEYSWPGNIRELKNIVERAIILESEETLMLEHLPQEIVSRSGSGSGSGPSGPLTLRLPPEGIDIEDVERELIRQSLEVSEGNQSKAAKKLNLGIDAFRYRMKKFGFLQ; encoded by the coding sequence GTGAGCCGACATAAGATCCTGGTTGTTGATGACGAACATTTGATTCGCTGGTCTTTGGAGCAAAACCTCAAAAAACAGGGGTACGAAGTCCAGACCGCACCTTCCGGTGAAGACGCTATGCGCCTGTTGCGTGAAGATCCCCCGGAACTCGTCCTCCTTGACGTTCAGCTTCCCGGCATGAACGGACTGCAGGTTCTGGAGAAGATCAAGGAAATTGACGAAGAGATTATTGTGATTATGGTCACCGCCCTCGGCGTCCTTGAGACCGCGGTCAAGGCGATGCGCATGGGCGCTCATGATTATCTCAACAAACCTTTCAATCTTGACGAGATGGCGATCGTCATCAGAAAAGCCCTCGAAACCGGTGCCCTCAAACGCGAGGTCGCACATCTGCGCGGCGAACAGACCAGGAAGTACGGCATTACCAATCTGATCGGCGACAGTCGCCATATGCAGAATGTTCTGGCGATGGTCACCAAGGTGGCGAGGAGCGACGCCAGCACTGTCCTGATTCAGGGAGAGAGCGGTACCGGCAAGGAGTTGATTGCCAAAGCCATTCACTACGAAAGCGCCCGCGCCAACATGCCCTTTATGGCCGTCAACTGCGCGGCCGTCCCCGAGACCCTGCTCGAGAGCGAACTCCTCGGCCATGAAAAGGGCGCTTTTACTGATGCTAAGGCGCAGAAAAAGGGTCTCTTTGAACTCGCCGACGGCGGCACCCTGTTTCTCGACGAAATCGGCGATATGGAACCGGGGATGCAGGCCAAGCTCCTCCGCGTTCTTGAAGATCGCATCGTCCGCCGCGTTGGCGGCAGTCGCGACATTCAGGTCGATGTCCGTATCGTCTCCGCGACCAATAAAGATCTCCTCAAAGCGATGGAAGACAAGAGTTTCCGTCCTGATCTTTATTATCGCTTGCAGGTCATTCCCATCTTCCTCCCCCCCTTGCGGGAGCGCCGTGAGGACATCCTGCCGTTGACCAACCACTTCATCAGCCATTTTAACCGTGAATTCGGCAAATCGGTGAAAGGGGTGTCGAAGATGGCGGAGAAATTCCTCGTCGAATACTCCTGGCCGGGGAATATCCGCGAGCTGAAAAACATTGTCGAGCGGGCGATTATCCTTGAAAGTGAAGAGACCCTCATGTTGGAACATCTACCGCAAGAGATTGTCTCCCGCAGCGGCAGCGGCAGCGGCAGTGGACCGAGCGGCCCCCTCACTCTGCGCCTGCCGCCGGAAGGGATCGATATCGAAGATGTCGAACGGGAGCTGATTCGGCAATCCCTTGAAGTCTCGGAAGGAAACCAGTCGAAGGCGGCCAAAAAATTGAATCTCGGCATCGATGCTTTTCGCTATCGCATGAAAAAATTCGGTTTTTTGCAGTAG
- the fba gene encoding fructose-1,6-bisphosphate aldolase, class II, translated as MEKKVHFSELGLANTREMFKNAVHGGYAIPAYNFNNLEQLQAIVTACAETSSPVIIQVSKGAREYANATMLRYMAMGAVQMAREMGSNIPICLHLDHGDSFEICKSCIDSGFSSVMIDGSHLPYNENVALTRQVVDYARQFDVSVEGELGVLAGIEDEVSAEHSTYTQPEEVEDFVKKTGVDSLAISIGTSHGAYKFKLKEGESVPPLRFDILAECQKRLPGFPIVLHGASSVVQEYVQLINQYGGRMDGAVGVPEEQLRQAAASAVCKINIDSDGRLAVTAKVREFLAKNPGEFDPRKYLGAARKELVTLIKHKNQAVLGSAGKA; from the coding sequence ATGGAAAAGAAAGTGCACTTTAGCGAACTTGGACTGGCCAATACCCGTGAGATGTTCAAGAATGCCGTGCATGGCGGCTATGCCATCCCAGCTTATAACTTCAACAACCTTGAACAGTTGCAGGCGATTGTCACCGCCTGTGCCGAGACCAGTTCACCAGTGATCATTCAGGTCAGCAAGGGGGCCCGCGAATATGCCAATGCCACCATGCTGCGCTACATGGCGATGGGGGCGGTGCAGATGGCGCGGGAGATGGGTTCCAACATCCCGATCTGTCTCCATCTCGACCACGGTGACTCCTTCGAGATCTGCAAATCGTGCATCGACAGCGGTTTTTCCTCGGTGATGATCGATGGCTCGCACCTTCCTTACAACGAAAACGTTGCCCTGACCCGCCAGGTTGTTGACTATGCTCGGCAATTTGATGTCAGTGTCGAAGGAGAACTCGGTGTCCTCGCCGGTATTGAAGACGAAGTGTCGGCCGAGCACTCGACTTATACTCAACCCGAGGAGGTCGAGGATTTCGTCAAGAAGACCGGCGTCGATTCCCTCGCCATCTCGATCGGCACCAGCCATGGCGCTTACAAATTCAAACTCAAAGAGGGCGAGTCGGTCCCGCCGCTACGCTTCGATATCCTCGCCGAGTGTCAAAAACGTCTCCCCGGCTTCCCGATTGTGTTGCACGGCGCCTCCAGCGTTGTTCAGGAGTATGTGCAGCTGATCAATCAGTACGGCGGCAGGATGGATGGCGCCGTCGGCGTCCCCGAAGAGCAGTTGCGGCAGGCCGCCGCCAGCGCCGTTTGCAAGATTAATATCGATTCCGACGGCCGCCTCGCGGTCACTGCTAAAGTACGGGAATTTCTTGCCAAGAATCCCGGTGAATTCGATCCCCGTAAATATCTCGGCGCCGCCCGCAAAGAGCTGGTGACGTTGATCAAGCATAAAAATCAGGCGGTTTTGGGCAGCGCTGGTAAGGCGTAG
- a CDS encoding DUF2191 domain-containing protein: protein MATNLAIDDNLLEEARLVGKHATKKAVVNEALAEYVQRRKQAEIINLFHKVEYNSDYDYKDQRKKR from the coding sequence ATGGCAACAAATCTGGCTATTGACGACAACCTGCTCGAAGAAGCCCGCCTCGTCGGCAAACATGCAACCAAGAAGGCGGTGGTGAATGAAGCGCTTGCAGAGTATGTTCAACGCCGCAAGCAAGCCGAAATCATCAACCTGTTTCATAAAGTTGAGTATAATTCCGACTATGACTACAAAGACCAGCGTAAAAAGAGATGA
- a CDS encoding PIN domain nuclease, whose translation MRVLVDTSVWSLALRRNQPADKPEVTELIELIREVRCQMIGPVRQELLSGIKNQIQFQKLRNHLRAFPDMEVATRDYETAAEFFNLCRGKGIQGSNTDFLICAIAMRHKIPIFTTDEDFTLFQPLLPITLHTPRALNT comes from the coding sequence ATGAGAGTTCTTGTTGACACATCCGTATGGTCCTTGGCACTACGGCGCAATCAGCCTGCTGATAAACCGGAGGTCACTGAATTAATCGAATTAATCAGAGAAGTGCGTTGTCAGATGATCGGACCAGTGCGCCAGGAACTCCTCTCCGGGATCAAGAACCAGATCCAGTTTCAAAAATTGCGCAATCACTTGCGAGCGTTCCCCGACATGGAAGTAGCAACCCGCGATTACGAGACAGCGGCTGAGTTCTTTAATCTTTGCCGGGGCAAGGGCATTCAAGGATCAAATACTGATTTTCTCATCTGCGCCATAGCTATGCGCCACAAGATTCCCATATTCACCACGGATGAAGATTTTACGTTGTTTCAGCCTCTCCTGCCGATAACACTTCATACCCCCCGTGCCTTAAATACCTGA
- the pfkA gene encoding 6-phosphofructokinase — MKKIGILTSGGDSSGMNAAIRSAVRTALRLDVEIVGFRKGYLGLMKGDCIPLDSRAVSGILHRGGTFLQSARSPEFRTREGQELALANLRRLGVEGLVILGGDGSLSGALALHQLGFPTVGIPASIDNDISGTDMSLGVDTALNNIIYAVDCIKDTASSHARAFVIEVMGRNSGYLASISAIATGAEFALVPEREYDLAEICQQLRGRYEEGRDNAIIILAEGVGNAQTIADTIKDAIGFETRVTVLGHYQRGGAPSVFDRLLASRFGKSAVELLLQGEQGVMVGLACNAMITTPLETVIRGAKRPQDEMVRLAEELGI; from the coding sequence ATGAAAAAGATCGGCATCTTGACCAGCGGCGGGGATAGTTCGGGGATGAATGCGGCGATCCGCAGCGCAGTGCGCACTGCCTTGCGGCTGGATGTCGAAATCGTCGGTTTTCGCAAGGGCTATCTCGGGCTGATGAAAGGGGATTGCATCCCCCTCGACAGCCGCGCCGTCTCCGGCATTCTCCATCGCGGCGGCACCTTTCTCCAGTCTGCCCGCTCTCCGGAATTCCGCACCCGCGAAGGACAGGAACTTGCCCTCGCCAATCTGCGCCGTCTCGGCGTCGAAGGGCTCGTCATCCTCGGCGGTGACGGTTCCCTCAGCGGTGCCCTCGCCCTGCATCAGCTCGGCTTCCCGACCGTCGGCATCCCTGCCTCCATCGACAATGATATCTCCGGCACCGATATGTCTTTAGGTGTCGATACCGCCCTCAACAACATCATCTATGCTGTCGACTGCATCAAGGACACCGCCAGCTCTCATGCCCGCGCCTTTGTCATCGAAGTCATGGGGCGCAACTCCGGTTATCTTGCCAGCATCAGCGCCATCGCCACCGGCGCCGAGTTCGCCCTCGTCCCCGAGCGCGAGTACGACCTTGCCGAGATCTGCCAGCAGCTGCGCGGCCGTTATGAGGAAGGGCGCGACAATGCTATTATCATCCTCGCCGAAGGGGTCGGGAATGCCCAGACCATTGCCGACACCATCAAAGATGCCATCGGTTTTGAGACCCGGGTCACCGTCCTCGGCCATTATCAGCGCGGTGGCGCCCCTTCGGTCTTTGACCGCCTCCTCGCCAGCCGTTTCGGCAAGAGTGCCGTAGAACTGCTGCTGCAGGGGGAACAAGGGGTAATGGTCGGGCTGGCGTGCAACGCCATGATCACCACCCCGCTGGAGACGGTGATCCGCGGTGCCAAACGCCCCCAGGACGAGATGGTGCGCCTGGCGGAAGAATTGGGAATCTGA
- a CDS encoding arginine decarboxylase encodes MEKKWSINDSDKIYNLSNWGADLFSINKKGNICVHPSSTSKDSIDLRALVDDLIKRKIKPPILLRFMDILSGRIANINRAFKNAITENEYPARYQTFYPIKVNQQRQVVEAIAHYGKRHNIGLEVGSKPELVIGLSFAAVNAIPIICNGYKDTEYIETVLYATKLGYNITIVVEKMFELEKIIALAKKTGIQPRLGIRVKLSSKGTGKWATSGGEDAKFGLRTSEIIAAIDILREAELIDCVKLLHFHIGSQITKIDKIKTALIEGTRVYTEMKKLGVGIEYVDIGGGLGVDYDGSKSSYFSSVNYTVEEYANDVVYQIKNICDEAGVECPNIISESGRATVAHYSVLVTNVLNTNTQHLTPDFEEELNSAEKLAPTVKKLADIYKSIDRHSLREDYHDTMQLIQEAVSLFNLGYLSLNERAMAEWLYSKILRKINSIVEKIKPIPEELQNFQLALRQTYFANFSLFQSIPDSWAIDQLFPIMPIQRLQQKPDVMASIADITCDSDGEITSFVGENGRTKFLPLHKIRKDEDYYIGFFLIGAYQEILGDLHNLFGDTNAVHITFNKKTGYMIDTVINGDATWESLKYVEYKGPELLKKIRESLEKEVALRKVSIEESSHFIELLDRTLLGYTYLGD; translated from the coding sequence ATGGAAAAAAAATGGTCGATCAACGACTCTGATAAAATATACAACCTCAGCAACTGGGGGGCCGATCTCTTCTCGATCAACAAAAAAGGGAATATCTGCGTCCACCCTTCATCGACCTCCAAAGACTCCATCGATCTGCGCGCCCTGGTCGACGACCTGATCAAGCGCAAGATCAAACCGCCCATCCTGCTGCGCTTCATGGATATCCTTTCGGGGCGGATTGCCAATATCAACCGCGCCTTCAAGAACGCCATCACCGAAAACGAGTATCCGGCCAGGTACCAGACCTTTTACCCGATCAAGGTCAATCAGCAGCGCCAGGTGGTCGAGGCGATCGCCCACTATGGCAAACGGCACAACATCGGCCTTGAAGTCGGTTCCAAACCGGAACTGGTCATCGGCCTCTCCTTTGCCGCCGTCAACGCTATCCCGATTATCTGCAACGGTTACAAGGATACCGAGTATATTGAGACTGTCCTTTATGCCACCAAGCTCGGCTACAACATCACCATTGTCGTCGAGAAGATGTTCGAATTGGAGAAGATCATCGCCTTGGCGAAGAAGACCGGCATCCAGCCGCGCCTCGGCATCCGCGTCAAGCTCTCCTCCAAGGGGACCGGGAAGTGGGCGACCTCCGGCGGTGAAGATGCCAAGTTCGGGTTGCGCACTTCAGAGATCATCGCCGCCATCGACATTCTGCGCGAAGCGGAGCTGATCGACTGTGTCAAACTCCTGCACTTCCATATCGGCAGCCAGATTACCAAGATCGACAAGATCAAGACCGCTCTGATCGAAGGGACGCGGGTCTATACCGAGATGAAGAAACTCGGGGTCGGTATCGAGTATGTCGACATCGGTGGAGGTCTCGGCGTCGACTACGACGGCTCGAAGTCGAGCTACTTTTCAAGTGTCAACTATACGGTCGAAGAGTACGCCAATGACGTCGTTTACCAAATCAAGAATATCTGCGACGAAGCCGGGGTGGAGTGTCCCAACATTATCTCCGAATCGGGGCGGGCGACAGTGGCACACTACTCGGTGCTGGTCACCAATGTTCTCAACACCAATACCCAGCACCTCACCCCCGATTTTGAGGAGGAGCTGAACAGCGCCGAAAAGCTGGCGCCGACGGTCAAGAAACTCGCTGACATCTACAAAAGCATCGATCGGCACTCCCTGCGCGAAGATTACCACGATACCATGCAGCTCATTCAGGAAGCGGTCAGCCTCTTCAATCTCGGCTATCTCTCCCTCAACGAACGCGCCATGGCCGAATGGCTCTACTCGAAGATCCTGCGCAAGATCAACTCCATTGTCGAGAAGATCAAGCCGATCCCCGAAGAGCTGCAGAACTTTCAGCTGGCGCTACGCCAGACCTACTTTGCCAACTTCTCCCTCTTCCAGTCGATCCCCGACTCCTGGGCGATTGACCAACTCTTCCCGATCATGCCGATCCAGCGCTTGCAGCAGAAGCCGGATGTCATGGCCTCGATCGCCGACATTACCTGCGATTCCGACGGCGAGATCACCAGTTTTGTCGGCGAGAACGGCCGAACCAAGTTCCTCCCTCTCCACAAGATCCGCAAGGACGAAGATTATTACATCGGCTTCTTCCTGATCGGCGCGTATCAGGAGATCCTCGGCGATCTGCATAATCTCTTCGGCGATACCAACGCCGTGCACATCACCTTCAATAAAAAGACCGGCTACATGATCGACACGGTGATCAACGGGGACGCCACTTGGGAAAGCCTGAAATATGTCGAGTACAAAGGGCCGGAACTCCTCAAGAAGATTCGCGAAAGTCTGGAAAAAGAAGTGGCGCTGCGCAAGGTCTCGATTGAGGAGAGCAGTCATTTCATCGAACTTCTCGACCGCACTCTGCTCGGCTATACTTATCTTGGAGATTAG
- the nspC gene encoding carboxynorspermidine decarboxylase: MTGIDIPKILQLSPSPAYVVDLGRLRHNLAILDQVQQRSGAKILLAMKAFSMWSVFPLIAQTLHGVCASSPWEARLGREEFGREVHSFAAAFKESDIVDLLKISNHLVFNSFNQLEQFRPLWEQAAGRVSIGLRVNPEHSEGHTAIYDPCAPNSRLGIPRREFDGKSLAGVDGLHFHTLCEQLFEPLERTAKVFEEKFGAFLPGLKWINFGGGHHITREGYDLDGLVKLVKYFRAKYGVEVYLEPGEAIAIGTGILVGEVLDVVKNGMETAILDISATCHMPDILEMPYRPAITGGFAPGVKAHTYRLGGPSCLAGDVIGDWSFDQPLQTGDRLAFEDMAHYTMVKTTTFNGIQHPAICTFEPDSGELKVVRRFGYEDFKSRLS, encoded by the coding sequence GTGACCGGTATCGACATCCCAAAAATTCTCCAGCTTTCCCCGTCGCCGGCCTACGTCGTCGATCTCGGACGGCTGCGTCATAATCTTGCCATCCTTGATCAGGTGCAGCAGCGCAGCGGCGCCAAGATTTTGCTGGCGATGAAGGCTTTCTCCATGTGGAGCGTCTTCCCGCTGATTGCGCAGACGCTGCACGGCGTTTGCGCTTCTTCCCCGTGGGAAGCGCGTTTGGGTCGCGAGGAGTTCGGCCGCGAGGTCCACTCCTTTGCTGCCGCCTTCAAGGAGAGCGATATTGTCGATCTCCTGAAGATCTCCAATCACCTGGTCTTCAACTCTTTCAACCAGCTGGAGCAGTTCCGCCCCCTGTGGGAGCAGGCTGCCGGCCGTGTCTCCATCGGCCTGCGCGTCAACCCCGAGCATTCGGAAGGGCACACGGCTATTTACGATCCCTGCGCTCCGAATTCACGCCTCGGCATCCCGCGCCGCGAGTTCGACGGCAAGTCGCTGGCCGGGGTCGACGGACTGCACTTCCATACTCTCTGCGAACAGCTTTTCGAACCGCTGGAGCGGACCGCCAAGGTCTTTGAAGAAAAGTTCGGCGCCTTTCTGCCGGGGTTAAAGTGGATCAATTTCGGCGGCGGCCATCACATTACCCGCGAAGGCTATGATCTCGACGGTCTGGTAAAACTGGTCAAATATTTCCGCGCCAAGTACGGCGTCGAAGTCTATTTAGAGCCGGGGGAAGCGATCGCTATCGGCACCGGCATCCTCGTCGGCGAAGTCCTTGATGTTGTCAAGAACGGCATGGAGACTGCAATCCTCGACATTTCGGCGACCTGCCATATGCCGGATATCCTTGAAATGCCTTATCGCCCTGCTATTACCGGCGGTTTTGCTCCCGGCGTCAAGGCACATACCTACCGTCTCGGCGGACCGTCATGCCTGGCCGGCGATGTCATTGGCGACTGGTCTTTCGACCAACCGCTGCAGACCGGCGACCGCCTCGCCTTTGAGGACATGGCCCACTACACCATGGTCAAGACCACCACCTTTAACGGCATCCAGCATCCGGCGATCTGTACTTTTGAGCCGGACAGCGGCGAGCTGAAAGTGGTGCGGCGCTTTGGCTATGAAGATTTCAAGAGTCGTTTATCTTAA
- a CDS encoding saccharopine dehydrogenase → MSKVLIIGAGGVGQVVTHKCAQRRDIFSEITLASRTRSKCDAIAAQIDGPIKTAQVDADNVPELVALIQAEKPQLVLNVALPYQDLTIMDACLATGVDYLDTANYEPVDTARFEYSWQWAYQERFKAAGIMALLGSGFDPGVTNVYTALAAKKYLDVIEELDIIDANAGSHGLPFATNFNPEINIREVTATCRHWENGAFVETPALSTKRVFDFPEGIGPMNCYRLYHEEMESIVKHIPTIKKAQFWMTFSDNYLKHLEVLQNVGMTRINEVEFQGQKIVPIQFLKALLPDPGTLGPLTKGKTCIGVIARGTKDGQRKQVYIYNICDHQACYQEVKSQAISYTTGVPAVVGAIMMLTKKWHAPGVWNMEQFDPEPFLDVLGPMGLPTVVIDGGDWPEL, encoded by the coding sequence ATGAGCAAAGTTCTGATCATCGGCGCCGGCGGCGTCGGCCAGGTGGTAACCCATAAATGTGCGCAGCGGCGCGATATTTTTAGCGAGATTACTCTCGCTTCCCGCACCAGGTCGAAGTGTGATGCCATTGCCGCCCAGATCGACGGGCCGATCAAGACCGCGCAGGTCGATGCCGATAATGTTCCGGAACTGGTTGCGCTGATCCAAGCGGAAAAGCCGCAACTGGTACTCAACGTCGCTCTGCCGTATCAGGATCTGACGATCATGGACGCCTGTCTCGCTACCGGCGTCGATTATCTCGATACTGCCAACTACGAGCCGGTCGACACCGCCAGGTTCGAGTACTCCTGGCAGTGGGCTTATCAGGAGCGCTTCAAGGCCGCCGGCATCATGGCCCTTCTCGGCAGCGGCTTCGATCCGGGCGTGACCAACGTCTACACCGCCCTGGCCGCCAAAAAGTACCTTGATGTTATCGAAGAGCTCGACATTATCGACGCCAACGCCGGCAGCCATGGCCTCCCCTTTGCCACCAACTTCAACCCGGAGATCAACATCCGCGAAGTGACCGCCACCTGTCGCCACTGGGAAAATGGTGCCTTCGTCGAGACGCCGGCGCTGTCGACCAAGCGGGTCTTCGACTTCCCCGAGGGGATCGGGCCGATGAACTGCTATCGCCTTTACCACGAGGAGATGGAATCGATCGTCAAGCACATTCCGACGATCAAGAAGGCGCAGTTCTGGATGACCTTCTCCGACAACTACCTCAAACATCTCGAAGTGTTGCAGAATGTCGGCATGACCCGCATCAACGAGGTCGAATTCCAGGGACAAAAGATCGTGCCGATCCAGTTCTTGAAGGCCCTCCTCCCTGATCCCGGCACTCTCGGGCCGCTGACCAAGGGGAAGACCTGTATCGGTGTTATCGCCCGCGGCACCAAGGACGGCCAGCGCAAGCAGGTCTACATCTACAACATCTGCGATCATCAGGCCTGCTATCAAGAGGTTAAGTCGCAGGCGATCAGCTACACCACCGGCGTCCCGGCAGTCGTCGGGGCGATCATGATGCTCACCAAAAAATGGCATGCCCCCGGCGTCTGGAACATGGAACAGTTCGATCCTGAACCCTTCCTTGATGTTCTCGGACCGATGGGGTTGCCGACGGTGGTGATTGATGGCGGCGACTGGCCGGAGCTGTAA
- a CDS encoding 2-oxoacid:acceptor oxidoreductase subunit alpha, which produces MVQQVSWKVGGQQGEGIESTGEIFAKTLNRLGYHLYGYRHFSSRIKGGHTNNNIRISTTPVQAIADQVDILVAFDQESIDFCFHELRPGAMILAESAIQPHLPPGKDAILCPLPLTALATEAGAARMKNMVAIGASLALLGISSELCQNVVREIFAAKGEAVVNSNLVALQSGETALRALFPEQHPDLRLAPGDGRKRLFMIGNETTALGALAGGCRFMAAYPITPASDIMEYLTRKLPLFGGVMVQTEDEIAAVTMAIGANHAGVRAITASSGPGLALMTEAIGLAGMTETPLVVIDVQRAGPSTGMPTKEEQADLLAILYASPGEIPKIVIAPDSAEAAFYDSIEALNLAEEFQCPVILLSDLQLGMAQQTLSDLDYGRIQIRRGKLDLHPQLPEQSEPIPRKRFLLSADGISPRFLPGVQNGIFHVTGLEHDEIGRPAESAANRQAQTEKRLRKLDSLTFADPVRINQRHANPDLLLVGWNATGGAIAEARERLEADNISANCAQVRLFQPFPTATLTPLLAAARQVIVIEQNATGQLAQLLQMHVPASAEKIVSLRKYDGNPFKPGEIDSRIREVLHGHS; this is translated from the coding sequence ATGGTGCAACAAGTATCATGGAAGGTTGGCGGACAGCAGGGGGAAGGGATCGAAAGTACCGGCGAGATCTTTGCCAAGACCCTGAATCGTCTTGGCTATCATCTCTACGGCTATCGCCACTTCTCCTCCCGCATCAAGGGCGGACACACCAATAATAATATCCGCATCAGCACGACACCGGTACAGGCGATCGCCGATCAGGTCGACATCCTTGTCGCCTTTGATCAGGAGAGCATCGACTTCTGTTTCCATGAGCTCCGTCCCGGTGCCATGATTCTGGCTGAAAGCGCCATCCAGCCGCACCTCCCCCCCGGCAAGGATGCCATCCTCTGCCCCCTCCCTCTCACTGCCCTTGCGACCGAAGCCGGTGCCGCCCGCATGAAGAATATGGTTGCGATCGGTGCATCCCTGGCCCTGCTTGGTATCAGCAGTGAGCTTTGTCAAAATGTGGTGCGGGAGATCTTTGCTGCCAAGGGGGAAGCGGTCGTCAACAGCAATCTTGTGGCCCTGCAAAGCGGCGAGACGGCCCTGCGCGCCCTCTTTCCGGAGCAGCATCCCGATCTCCGCCTCGCCCCCGGGGACGGCAGGAAGCGCCTCTTCATGATCGGCAACGAAACGACCGCCCTCGGTGCTCTTGCCGGCGGCTGCCGATTTATGGCGGCTTATCCGATCACCCCGGCTTCCGACATCATGGAATACCTCACCAGAAAGCTGCCGCTATTCGGCGGGGTGATGGTGCAGACCGAAGACGAAATTGCCGCTGTTACCATGGCGATCGGTGCCAACCATGCCGGGGTGCGGGCGATCACCGCTTCCTCCGGCCCCGGCCTGGCATTGATGACCGAAGCGATCGGCTTGGCGGGGATGACCGAGACTCCGCTGGTGGTCATCGACGTGCAACGCGCCGGCCCGAGTACCGGCATGCCGACCAAGGAGGAGCAGGCTGATCTCCTGGCGATACTTTACGCCAGTCCCGGCGAGATCCCCAAGATCGTCATCGCCCCCGACAGTGCCGAAGCCGCCTTTTACGACAGCATCGAAGCCCTCAATCTCGCGGAAGAGTTTCAGTGTCCGGTGATTCTGCTCAGCGATCTCCAGCTCGGCATGGCGCAGCAGACCCTCTCTGACCTCGATTACGGGAGGATTCAGATCCGCCGCGGTAAACTCGACCTGCACCCGCAACTGCCGGAGCAGAGTGAGCCGATACCGCGTAAACGCTTTCTCCTGTCCGCCGATGGCATCTCGCCGCGCTTTTTGCCGGGGGTACAGAACGGTATCTTTCACGTCACCGGCCTCGAACATGACGAAATCGGGCGGCCGGCAGAGAGTGCCGCCAATCGCCAGGCGCAGACAGAAAAACGGCTGCGCAAGCTCGACTCCCTGACCTTTGCCGACCCGGTGCGCATAAATCAGCGCCATGCGAACCCCGACCTCCTCTTGGTCGGCTGGAACGCCACGGGTGGGGCAATCGCGGAAGCGCGGGAGCGCCTCGAAGCCGACAATATCAGCGCCAACTGCGCTCAGGTGCGCCTCTTTCAGCCCTTTCCGACCGCGACCCTGACCCCGCTTTTGGCGGCAGCCAGGCAGGTCATCGTCATCGAACAGAATGCCACCGGTCAACTTGCGCAACTCTTGCAGATGCATGTGCCGGCAAGTGCGGAGAAGATCGTCTCCCTGCGCAAATATGATGGCAACCCCTTCAAGCCGGGGGAGATTGACTCCCGAATCCGCGAGGTGCTGCATGGCCACAGCTAA